Proteins from one bacterium genomic window:
- the istA gene encoding IS21 family transposase, with the protein MLKRHEIQVLRRAGHAQVEVAKLAGVSLGSVRRVAREPAVTQIDNTQERARRDIGRPAKAEPFRHLVVDLLTREPELLSVEILRRAKLAGYTGRKTALYDLVSALRPTRVRPLVRFEGLPGEFSQHDFGEVDVRFLDGARKRVHFFASRLKYSRWVEVAIVPDECTETLVRTLVDHFVAIGGTPLLAVFDRPKTVALKWGKDGQVTEWNPIFAGVALDLSVGIEVCWPSRPEQKGSIENLVGWVKGSFFKQRRFLDDADLLAQLAEWRTEVNTQRPCRATGVIPALRLEVERPRLRALKVAPDQLALRVPIVVGPTAAVIHDAHPYSMPPDAIGIPGTLFLYRDQVRIIAGRYQALHPRLFVPGAKSTLPEHRAQHVAAVSGKRAKRYLQREHLLELGPSALEYLTELTHRRPRIWIRDVDRLHALLATYGEDALRAAFTRGLAEQTIGAEYIAHELAATVPTPAVIEGDGTGRPDARSSFIGHPGGSMSRGDQLRLALPAATAIDVPRGGRVQAAPGAPRRGGGAKRSAWTRPSTALPFDADGGR; encoded by the coding sequence ATGCTCAAACGGCACGAGATTCAGGTTCTGCGGCGAGCGGGACACGCCCAAGTCGAGGTGGCCAAGCTCGCCGGCGTGTCTCTCGGAAGCGTCCGTCGCGTCGCGCGTGAGCCTGCGGTGACGCAGATTGATAACACGCAGGAGCGCGCGCGGCGGGACATAGGTCGACCGGCGAAGGCCGAGCCCTTTCGGCACCTAGTCGTCGACTTGCTGACGCGGGAACCCGAATTGCTCTCGGTTGAGATCCTGCGGCGTGCGAAGCTCGCCGGATATACCGGCCGGAAGACGGCGCTGTACGATCTCGTCAGCGCCCTGCGGCCAACCAGGGTCCGTCCACTCGTGCGGTTCGAGGGCCTCCCTGGAGAATTCTCGCAACACGACTTCGGCGAAGTCGATGTCCGCTTTCTCGATGGCGCACGAAAGCGCGTGCACTTTTTTGCCTCGCGGTTGAAGTACTCGCGCTGGGTGGAAGTCGCCATTGTGCCGGACGAGTGCACGGAGACCCTCGTTCGCACGCTGGTGGACCACTTCGTCGCTATCGGCGGGACGCCGCTCTTGGCGGTGTTCGATCGGCCGAAGACGGTCGCCTTGAAATGGGGGAAGGACGGCCAGGTGACGGAGTGGAATCCGATCTTCGCGGGCGTCGCGCTCGATCTCAGCGTGGGGATCGAGGTCTGCTGGCCTTCACGTCCGGAACAAAAAGGGTCGATCGAAAATCTTGTCGGCTGGGTCAAAGGATCATTCTTCAAACAGCGTCGTTTTCTTGATGACGCCGATCTGCTCGCTCAACTCGCAGAATGGCGGACCGAGGTCAACACGCAGCGGCCGTGCCGCGCGACCGGGGTGATTCCGGCGTTGCGGCTGGAGGTGGAGCGTCCGCGGCTCCGCGCGCTCAAGGTCGCCCCCGATCAGCTCGCTCTCCGCGTCCCGATCGTGGTCGGACCCACGGCAGCGGTGATCCATGACGCCCATCCCTATTCGATGCCGCCCGATGCGATCGGGATTCCGGGGACGCTGTTTCTGTATCGCGATCAGGTGCGGATCATCGCGGGACGCTACCAAGCCCTCCATCCGCGGCTCTTCGTACCTGGCGCGAAATCGACGTTGCCCGAGCATCGCGCCCAACACGTGGCAGCCGTCTCGGGGAAGCGTGCCAAGCGCTATCTACAGCGCGAGCACTTGCTGGAGCTCGGGCCTTCAGCGCTTGAGTACTTGACCGAACTTACGCATCGACGTCCCCGCATCTGGATCCGCGATGTCGATCGCCTGCACGCCCTGCTCGCCACGTACGGCGAGGACGCCCTGCGCGCCGCCTTCACCCGCGGGCTCGCCGAGCAGACGATCGGGGCCGAGTACATTGCGCACGAGTTGGCGGCAACCGTGCCGACGCCGGCCGTGATCGAGGGGGATGGTACAGGTCGTCCCGATGCCCGATCGTCGTTTATAGGGCATCCTGGCGGGTCGATGTCGCGCGGCGACCAGCTTCGACTCGCCCTGCCGGCGGCAACCGCGATTGATGTGCCGCGCGGAGGCCGGGTCCAGGCCGCCCCCGGCGCCCCGCGCCGCGGGGGCGGAGCGAAGCGGAGCGCCTGGACGCGGCCGAGCACGGCGCTACCCTTTGATGCCGACGGAGGGCGATGA